In Nocardia sp. NBC_00403, one DNA window encodes the following:
- a CDS encoding Na+/H+ antiporter subunit D — MSPSPDLLPVLAPLPVLVPLLGAAATLVFGRKPRIQRSIMVLALASVVVICGLLLYLADRDGTTAVQVGGWETPIGITLVVDRLSAAMLLVSSIVLLVVSLYGAGQNIRDGDDRQPTSIYRPTYLVLTAGVSAAFLAGDLFNLFVGFEILLAASFVLLTVGATADRIRAGVAYVMVSMLSSLIFLTGIGLAYAATGTLNLAQLAVRMSEVPHGTRTAIYAVLLVAFGIKAAVFPLSNWLPDSYPTAPAPVTAVFAGLLTKVGVYAIIRTHTLLFPDGGFDSVLLVCGLLTMLVGIFGAIAQNDIRRLLSFTLVSHIGYMVFGVGLATTAGLTGAVFYVAHHILVQTTLFLVVGLIERQAGSVTLRRLGGLAEASPLLAVLFLVPALNLAGIPPFSGFIGKVTLLQAGAADGSVLAWVLVAGSVVTSLLTLYVVARVWSKAFWRPRSEAPEGHLTAAKPPTLIEDSSDVLYDERTDPGRMPALMVLSTTALVAVGLSLTVLAGPILGIAERAATDLRDPAVYTRAVLGNSQMAAPGAVR; from the coding sequence TTGAGCCCGTCGCCGGATCTATTGCCCGTGCTGGCGCCGCTGCCGGTGCTGGTCCCGTTGCTCGGTGCCGCAGCGACCCTGGTGTTCGGCCGCAAGCCACGCATCCAGCGGTCGATCATGGTGCTGGCGCTGGCGTCGGTCGTCGTGATCTGCGGACTGCTGCTGTATCTGGCCGACCGGGACGGAACCACCGCGGTCCAGGTCGGCGGCTGGGAAACACCGATCGGCATCACGCTGGTGGTGGACCGGCTCTCCGCGGCGATGCTGCTGGTCTCGTCCATCGTGCTGCTCGTCGTCTCCCTCTACGGTGCGGGCCAGAACATCCGCGACGGCGACGACCGGCAGCCGACCTCGATCTACCGGCCCACCTATCTGGTGCTGACCGCGGGTGTTTCGGCGGCATTCCTCGCCGGTGACCTGTTCAATCTGTTCGTCGGCTTCGAGATCCTGCTGGCCGCCTCGTTCGTGCTGCTGACCGTCGGCGCGACCGCGGACCGGATCCGCGCGGGCGTCGCGTATGTGATGGTCTCGATGCTGTCGTCGCTGATCTTCCTGACCGGCATCGGGCTGGCCTATGCGGCCACTGGAACGCTGAACCTGGCACAGCTGGCCGTCCGGATGAGCGAGGTGCCCCATGGCACACGCACCGCCATCTATGCGGTGCTGCTGGTGGCGTTCGGTATCAAGGCGGCGGTCTTCCCGCTGTCGAACTGGCTGCCCGACTCCTACCCCACCGCACCCGCACCGGTGACCGCGGTGTTCGCCGGGCTGCTGACGAAGGTCGGTGTGTACGCGATCATTCGGACGCACACACTGCTGTTTCCCGACGGTGGTTTCGATTCGGTACTGCTGGTCTGTGGTCTGCTCACCATGCTGGTCGGCATTTTCGGCGCGATCGCACAGAACGATATTCGCCGCCTGCTGTCGTTCACGCTGGTCAGCCATATCGGCTACATGGTGTTCGGCGTCGGGCTCGCCACCACGGCCGGGCTGACGGGCGCGGTTTTCTACGTGGCGCACCACATCTTGGTGCAGACCACACTGTTCCTGGTGGTCGGTCTGATCGAGCGTCAGGCCGGTTCGGTGACGCTGCGCAGGCTCGGCGGCCTGGCCGAGGCGAGTCCACTGCTTGCCGTGCTGTTCCTGGTCCCGGCGCTCAATCTCGCCGGGATTCCACCGTTCTCGGGGTTCATCGGCAAGGTCACGCTGCTGCAGGCGGGTGCGGCAGACGGCAGTGTGCTGGCCTGGGTGCTGGTGGCGGGGTCGGTGGTCACCAGCCTGCTGACGCTGTACGTCGTCGCGCGGGTGTGGAGCAAGGCCTTCTGGCGGCCGCGGTCGGAGGCTCCGGAGGGCCATCTCACGGCCGCTAAACCACCGACGCTGATCGAGGATTCGAGCGACGTGCTCTACGACGAACGCACCGACCCCGGCCGCATGCCGGCGCTGATGGTGCTGTCGACGACCGCGCTTGTCGCGGTGGGCCTCAGCCTCACCGTGCTGGCCGGGCCCATCCTCGGCATCGCCGAGCGCGCCGCGACGGATCTGCGCGATCCCGCCGTGTATACCCGTGCGGTGCTCGGCAATTCGCAGATGGCAGCGCCGGGAGCAGTCCGATGA
- a CDS encoding LytR C-terminal domain-containing protein — translation MSYPNPTSGGPPLRALAMVLIALAIVFAGLGAMSLSSSDTDSAGESEAVSPASQVQATSVVVRTSAATSTSEAATTTVTPTTTKPPTTTTPPTTTPALGRAVPVRVLNNGLIAGLASRTASELSASGWNVVEVGNYPGENVAKTTVFYGNTPGEREAAVAIAAELGATAVPRSTGAGDSGSGVTVVVTGN, via the coding sequence GTGAGCTACCCGAATCCCACCTCCGGGGGACCGCCGTTGCGCGCGCTGGCGATGGTGTTGATCGCGCTGGCCATTGTTTTCGCAGGCCTCGGTGCGATGTCGCTGTCGAGTTCCGATACCGACAGCGCAGGCGAGTCGGAGGCCGTATCGCCCGCGTCACAGGTTCAGGCGACTTCCGTCGTCGTTCGCACCTCGGCCGCGACGTCGACATCGGAGGCGGCCACCACCACCGTGACGCCGACCACGACTAAGCCACCGACCACGACGACGCCACCGACCACGACACCTGCCCTGGGTCGCGCGGTGCCGGTGCGGGTTCTGAACAACGGCCTGATCGCCGGATTGGCCTCGCGCACCGCGAGCGAACTCAGCGCCAGTGGCTGGAACGTCGTCGAAGTCGGTAACTATCCCGGTGAGAATGTCGCGAAAACAACTGTGTTCTACGGAAATACGCCCGGCGAGCGGGAAGCGGCCGTGGCGATCGCCGCGGAACTCGGCGCCACCGCCGTACCGCGCAGTACCGGAGCAGGTGATTCGGGTTCGGGTGTGACCGTCGTCGTCACCGGTAACTGA
- a CDS encoding monovalent cation/H+ antiporter complex subunit F has protein sequence MTVVAIVAAVLLTAAAVITSYRVLAGPSTLDRVVGIDSLMAIAASGLAVWAAYSNDTTVLPAIVALALVGFLGSAAVARFRVRDDQ, from the coding sequence ATGACCGTCGTCGCCATTGTCGCCGCCGTGCTTTTGACGGCAGCGGCCGTGATCACCAGCTACCGTGTCCTCGCCGGACCGAGCACCTTGGACCGAGTCGTCGGCATCGACTCGCTGATGGCGATCGCCGCCTCGGGGCTCGCGGTCTGGGCGGCCTACAGCAACGACACCACCGTGCTCCCTGCGATCGTCGCGCTGGCGCTCGTCGGGTTCCTCGGCTCGGCAGCCGTCGCCCGATTCCGGGTCAGGGACGACCAATGA
- the mnhG gene encoding monovalent cation/H(+) antiporter subunit G, with the protein MTLWHWISAVLILSGAVLALTAAIAIVRFPDTMTRMHAATKPQVIGLILVLEGAAIPLRGSGNVWLLVLVGLFTLLTAPVIAHLIGRTAYREQRHRDGLFRVNELGDDIDAP; encoded by the coding sequence ATGACACTGTGGCACTGGATTTCCGCCGTCCTGATCCTGTCCGGGGCCGTGCTCGCACTGACCGCGGCAATCGCGATCGTGCGCTTCCCCGACACCATGACGCGCATGCACGCCGCCACCAAACCGCAGGTGATCGGGCTGATCCTGGTGCTGGAGGGCGCGGCGATCCCCCTGCGCGGCAGCGGCAATGTCTGGCTGCTCGTCCTCGTCGGCTTATTCACCCTGCTCACCGCACCGGTCATCGCACACTTGATCGGCCGCACCGCCTATCGCGAACAGCGCCACCGCGATGGCTTGTTCCGAGTCAACGAGCTCGGCGACGACATCGACGCGCCCTGA
- a CDS encoding Na+/H+ antiporter subunit A, with protein sequence MLVILLAHAMAALAAPLCVRMLGRNAFYVLVLVPLGGLGWVIANWDSTQQVRVAWAPSIEMNIDLRFDSLAAVMSALVLGIGTLILIYCARYFEDDQPRLGVFAAEMVGFAGAMFGLVTSDNMLLLFVFWETTTVLSFLLVGHNAEQAVSRRAAIQALLVTGAGGLAMLVGITILGEASGSYLLSDLLTRADPPAGTAVNVAVVLLLVGALSKSAIVPLHFWLPGAMAAPTPVSAYLHAAAMVKAGVYLVARLAPVFASSPPWHPVILTLGVASMLLAGLRSIQVHDLKLVLAFGTVSQLGFLILMVGLGTPDAALAGVTLIVAHAFFKGCLFMVVGIIDHGAGTRDLRRLSGLGRRAPGLYAVAMPAALSMAGIPPLLGFVGKESALAAILDTETLAAPAKAAVAAGVVLGSMLTVGYSIRFVWGAFADKPGRSTGANDSEWRGRQDQGTHGAAEDHWHAPGALFLTAPAVLAVASLAAGIAAPWLDELLSPYAKTLSGTLDSHLALWHGFNDPLALTILIITVGVALFRLRTRIGESPRPKLGNADRAYDATLAAMDRLSLRMTAAVQRGSLPLSQATILGTLIILPTVLLASGTRTGVELRLWDSPLQLAIGAIMAAMALAATLLRNRLASVLVVGVTGYGCGVIFALHGAPDLALTQFLVETLTLVIFVLVLRAFPAEIEHSRTAAFKMRRAVLATGVGATVVTLAAFATAARSTEPIWHLIPDAAYTFGGGKNAVNVLLVDIRAWDTLGEISVLVVAATGVASLVFRSRRFGTAPRAADAPNYDPDLVSWLPAGRLVARRDRSMVLQITTRLVFPTIMVLSVYFFFSGHNAPGGGFAGGLTAGLALTLRYLAGGRYELGEALPVDAGHVLGAGLALAAGTAAGSLLLGAPPLSSAILEVTLPVLGHIKLVTALFFDLGVYLIVVGLVLDVLRSLGARLDNELASDKTGSAKGGVWS encoded by the coding sequence TTGCTCGTAATCCTGCTCGCGCATGCCATGGCCGCGCTCGCGGCACCGCTGTGCGTGCGGATGTTGGGTCGCAATGCGTTCTATGTCCTTGTCCTGGTCCCGTTGGGCGGCCTCGGCTGGGTGATTGCGAATTGGGATAGCACACAGCAGGTTCGGGTCGCGTGGGCGCCGAGCATCGAGATGAACATCGATCTGCGTTTCGATTCGCTCGCCGCCGTCATGTCGGCGCTCGTCCTCGGCATCGGCACGCTGATCCTGATCTACTGCGCCAGATATTTCGAGGACGACCAGCCGCGGCTCGGAGTGTTCGCGGCCGAGATGGTCGGCTTTGCCGGGGCCATGTTCGGGCTGGTTACCAGCGACAACATGCTGCTGCTCTTCGTATTCTGGGAAACAACCACGGTGTTGTCGTTTCTGCTCGTCGGGCACAACGCCGAGCAGGCGGTCAGCCGAAGGGCGGCGATCCAGGCGCTGCTGGTGACCGGCGCGGGCGGACTCGCGATGCTCGTCGGCATCACCATCCTCGGCGAGGCCAGCGGCAGTTACCTGCTGTCGGACCTGCTGACGCGGGCGGACCCGCCGGCGGGCACCGCGGTGAATGTCGCCGTGGTGCTGCTGCTCGTCGGGGCGTTGAGCAAGTCCGCGATCGTGCCGCTGCACTTCTGGCTGCCCGGTGCGATGGCCGCGCCGACTCCGGTCAGCGCGTACCTGCACGCCGCCGCCATGGTGAAAGCGGGTGTATACCTGGTGGCTCGGCTGGCGCCGGTGTTCGCGAGCAGCCCGCCGTGGCACCCGGTGATCCTGACCCTTGGGGTGGCGTCGATGCTGCTGGCCGGGTTGCGGTCGATCCAGGTGCACGACCTCAAATTGGTGCTGGCATTCGGCACGGTGAGCCAGCTCGGCTTCCTGATCCTGATGGTCGGCCTCGGTACTCCGGACGCGGCGCTGGCCGGTGTGACGCTGATAGTCGCGCACGCGTTCTTCAAGGGCTGTCTGTTCATGGTGGTGGGCATCATCGACCACGGGGCAGGCACGCGCGATCTACGGCGACTTTCCGGTCTCGGCCGCCGCGCACCCGGGCTGTACGCAGTCGCGATGCCGGCCGCGCTCAGCATGGCCGGGATCCCGCCGCTGCTCGGCTTTGTCGGCAAGGAAAGCGCGCTGGCCGCCATCCTGGACACCGAGACGCTCGCCGCGCCCGCCAAGGCCGCCGTCGCCGCCGGCGTGGTGCTCGGGTCGATGCTGACGGTCGGCTACAGCATCCGCTTCGTGTGGGGTGCGTTCGCGGACAAGCCGGGGCGCTCGACCGGCGCGAACGACAGCGAGTGGCGGGGCAGGCAGGATCAGGGCACGCATGGTGCGGCGGAGGATCACTGGCATGCGCCGGGTGCGTTGTTCCTTACGGCTCCCGCGGTGCTGGCGGTGGCGAGCCTGGCCGCGGGAATCGCCGCACCCTGGCTCGACGAGCTGCTGAGTCCGTACGCGAAAACCCTGTCGGGGACGCTCGATTCGCATCTGGCACTGTGGCACGGATTCAATGACCCACTCGCGCTGACCATCCTGATCATCACCGTAGGCGTCGCACTGTTCCGGCTGCGTACCCGTATCGGCGAATCCCCGCGCCCCAAGCTCGGCAATGCCGACCGGGCCTACGACGCCACCCTTGCGGCGATGGATCGACTGTCGCTACGGATGACCGCCGCCGTGCAGCGCGGTTCGCTCCCGTTGAGCCAGGCGACCATTCTCGGCACGCTGATCATCCTGCCGACGGTGTTGCTGGCGAGCGGCACTCGCACGGGAGTCGAACTGCGCCTGTGGGATTCACCGTTGCAACTGGCCATCGGGGCGATCATGGCCGCGATGGCGCTGGCCGCAACGCTGCTGCGCAACCGGTTGGCCAGCGTCCTGGTCGTCGGCGTCACCGGCTACGGGTGTGGCGTGATCTTCGCACTGCACGGCGCTCCGGATCTCGCGCTTACCCAATTCCTCGTCGAGACACTCACATTGGTGATCTTCGTGCTGGTGTTGCGCGCCTTCCCCGCCGAGATCGAGCACAGCCGCACCGCCGCCTTCAAGATGCGCAGGGCGGTGCTAGCCACCGGGGTCGGCGCCACAGTCGTGACGCTCGCGGCCTTCGCCACCGCGGCCCGTAGCACCGAACCGATCTGGCACCTGATCCCCGACGCCGCCTACACATTCGGCGGCGGCAAGAACGCGGTCAACGTCCTACTCGTGGACATCCGCGCGTGGGACACCCTCGGCGAGATCTCGGTACTCGTCGTCGCTGCGACCGGTGTGGCCTCACTGGTGTTCCGCAGCAGGCGTTTCGGCACCGCACCGCGCGCCGCCGACGCACCGAACTACGACCCGGACCTGGTGAGCTGGTTGCCCGCGGGCCGGCTCGTCGCGCGGCGGGACCGATCCATGGTCCTGCAGATCACCACCCGCCTGGTCTTCCCGACCATCATGGTGCTGTCGGTGTACTTCTTCTTCTCCGGCCACAATGCGCCCGGCGGCGGTTTCGCGGGCGGGCTCACCGCCGGACTCGCGCTGACCCTGCGCTATCTCGCGGGCGGCCGGTACGAACTCGGTGAGGCACTCCCTGTCGACGCGGGCCACGTGCTCGGCGCCGGGCTGGCACTGGCCGCCGGCACGGCGGCAGGCTCACTGCTGCTCGGCGCGCCGCCGCTGTCCTCGGCGATCCTGGAAGTCACGCTGCCGGTGCTCGGGCATATCAAGCTGGTCACCGCCTTGTTCTTCGATCTCGGCGTCTATCTGATCGTGGTCGGCCTTGTCCTCGATGTGCTGCGCAGCCTCGGCGCGCGCCTGGACAACGAGTTGGCATCCGACAAAACCGGCTCGGCGAAGGGCGGTGTGTGGTCATGA
- the sodC gene encoding superoxide dismutase[Cu-Zn] encodes MAPYTTRRPSWRTVTPVLAVAVFGLAACSNSQESSDVKGTTPPVWTGASAPAGESGTEHGSADANGGVKVELKDPAGASVGTANFVKDGKHLQVTVEGHGLKPGFHGLHIHQVGKCEANSVAPTGGPAGAFLSAGGHLQVGSANAHPASGDLTSLEVREDGMAKLVTTTDAVTLEEIKGKALMIHADADNFGNIPNRYVRADGVAGPDDTSLATGDAGGRVACGVIQ; translated from the coding sequence ATGGCCCCGTACACAACTCGTCGCCCGTCCTGGCGGACTGTGACCCCGGTGCTTGCGGTCGCGGTCTTCGGCCTCGCTGCCTGTTCCAACAGTCAGGAGTCGAGTGATGTCAAGGGAACGACGCCCCCGGTGTGGACCGGCGCGTCCGCTCCGGCCGGCGAATCCGGTACCGAGCACGGCAGCGCCGACGCCAACGGTGGCGTGAAGGTCGAGCTGAAGGACCCCGCGGGCGCCTCCGTCGGCACCGCGAACTTCGTCAAGGACGGCAAACACCTGCAGGTCACGGTCGAGGGCCACGGCCTGAAGCCCGGATTCCACGGGCTGCACATCCACCAGGTCGGCAAGTGCGAGGCCAACTCGGTCGCGCCCACCGGCGGCCCGGCGGGCGCCTTCCTCTCGGCGGGCGGCCACCTGCAGGTCGGCAGCGCCAACGCGCACCCGGCCAGCGGCGACCTGACCTCGCTCGAGGTCCGCGAAGACGGCATGGCGAAGCTGGTCACGACCACCGATGCGGTGACCCTGGAAGAGATCAAGGGCAAGGCCCTGATGATCCACGCCGACGCCGACAACTTCGGCAACATCCCCAACCGTTATGTTCGGGCCGACGGCGTTGCCGGCCCGGACGACACCAGTCTGGCAACCGGCGACGCGGGTGGCCGCGTCGCCTGCGGTGTCATCCAGTAG
- a CDS encoding DUF3263 domain-containing protein: MDGAAARNLSAIQGSPSASDDVTVEVSTQTDDSDTDGLSRRERDILDFERKWWKYAGAKEEAIRELFGMSPTRYYQVLNAVVDRQEALAADPMLVKRLRRLRASRQKARAARRLGFQV, encoded by the coding sequence ATGGACGGCGCAGCGGCACGGAATCTTTCCGCGATCCAGGGCAGCCCTTCTGCGAGCGACGATGTCACGGTTGAGGTCTCGACACAGACCGATGACAGTGACACCGACGGTTTGAGCCGTCGTGAGCGCGACATTCTGGACTTCGAACGTAAGTGGTGGAAGTACGCGGGCGCCAAGGAAGAGGCCATCCGCGAATTGTTCGGCATGTCGCCGACCAGGTACTACCAGGTCTTGAACGCGGTCGTGGACCGTCAGGAGGCGCTCGCCGCCGACCCGATGCTGGTGAAGCGCCTGCGTAGGCTGCGGGCGAGCAGGCAGAAGGCCAGGGCCGCACGGCGGCTCGGTTTCCAGGTATGA
- a CDS encoding DUF5933 domain-containing protein, translating to MPHTRVWMVAAVAAVPILLIALQIVAVEQGFEGPLESVWHDYVGTPKSMSVPWAGLVLALVGVSMRRRIIALGAAVAIDLVGAGGRLLAGDPVTVGNGPVIVLTGLAVLAWLRWRGVERRNALHAAALGALLMLATKVGDVWLHVTVITRPTVLDEYVMLADHALGDPSWVMGRVLDTLGPGVYAVLHWVYIELPVAAIVVAVWQLRGVVPTGQWPSHYLVRTFLVLGLLGPVIYVIFPVVGPMFAFGPDGHGLQVGNFWPGVLPPIDHSPAPLPFDAATPRNCMPSMHTAWALSVFLHTRRDTNGERAPLWLRWGGTFWLLATLTATLGFGYHYGVDLVAGAVLCLTVESVLREPERGWGLFRVRVVAFGAAILTTLLISYRYLAVSMAEYPVLAGTVVLALLAAMAAAFHATWFARRPGVAAKDQALTTPSIA from the coding sequence ATGCCGCATACCCGGGTGTGGATGGTGGCCGCTGTCGCCGCCGTGCCGATCCTGCTGATCGCCCTGCAGATCGTGGCCGTGGAGCAGGGCTTCGAGGGTCCGCTGGAAAGCGTGTGGCACGACTATGTCGGCACGCCCAAGTCGATGTCGGTGCCGTGGGCCGGGCTGGTGCTCGCCCTCGTCGGTGTATCGATGCGGCGTCGGATCATCGCGCTCGGCGCGGCCGTCGCCATCGATCTGGTCGGTGCGGGCGGGCGCCTGCTCGCGGGCGATCCGGTGACCGTCGGCAACGGGCCGGTGATCGTGCTCACCGGGCTCGCCGTGCTCGCGTGGCTGCGTTGGCGCGGCGTCGAACGGCGCAATGCGCTGCATGCCGCGGCGTTGGGCGCGTTGCTCATGCTGGCGACCAAGGTCGGCGATGTCTGGCTGCACGTCACGGTGATCACCCGGCCGACGGTGCTCGACGAGTACGTCATGCTCGCCGACCATGCCCTTGGCGACCCGTCGTGGGTGATGGGTCGGGTGCTCGACACGCTCGGTCCCGGGGTCTACGCGGTGCTGCACTGGGTGTACATCGAATTGCCGGTCGCGGCGATCGTCGTCGCGGTATGGCAGCTGCGCGGGGTGGTTCCCACCGGTCAGTGGCCGAGCCACTATCTGGTGCGGACGTTCTTGGTGCTCGGCCTGCTCGGGCCGGTCATCTATGTGATCTTCCCGGTGGTCGGCCCGATGTTCGCGTTCGGGCCGGACGGTCACGGGCTGCAGGTCGGCAATTTCTGGCCGGGGGTGCTGCCGCCGATCGACCACAGTCCAGCGCCATTGCCGTTCGATGCCGCGACCCCGCGCAACTGCATGCCGTCCATGCACACGGCGTGGGCGCTGTCGGTGTTCCTGCACACCCGCCGCGACACCAACGGTGAACGTGCCCCGCTCTGGCTGCGCTGGGGCGGCACGTTCTGGCTGCTCGCCACCCTGACCGCGACACTCGGCTTCGGCTACCACTACGGCGTCGACCTGGTCGCGGGCGCGGTGCTCTGTCTGACGGTGGAGTCGGTGCTGCGTGAACCCGAACGCGGCTGGGGTCTGTTCCGCGTCCGGGTGGTCGCCTTCGGCGCGGCAATCCTGACGACGCTGCTGATCTCCTACCGTTACCTCGCGGTCTCGATGGCCGAATACCCGGTATTGGCAGGCACAGTCGTGCTTGCGCTGCTCGCGGCAATGGCCGCTGCCTTCCACGCCACCTGGTTCGCCCGGCGCCCCGGAGTCGCGGCGAAGGATCAGGCGCTCACCACGCCGTCCATCGCGTGA
- a CDS encoding peptide deformylase — protein sequence MSILPIVIVGDPVLHHPTERVTQTPEELAELIADMYETLDAANGVGLAANQVGVPLRLFIYDCPDIGADGKATRRKGAVINPVLETSQIPEVMPDPDDDEEGCLSVPGEQFPTGRAEWARVTGIDEHGEPVDIEGKGFFARMLQHEVGHLDGFLYVDVLIGRNARAAKKAIKRNGWGAPGLSWIPGTVPDPFGHDD from the coding sequence ATGTCAATCCTCCCCATCGTCATCGTCGGCGACCCCGTTCTGCACCACCCGACCGAACGGGTCACCCAGACACCGGAGGAGCTCGCGGAGCTGATCGCGGACATGTACGAGACCCTGGACGCAGCCAACGGCGTCGGCCTGGCCGCCAATCAGGTGGGCGTGCCGCTGCGGCTGTTCATCTACGACTGCCCGGACATCGGCGCCGACGGCAAGGCGACACGGCGCAAGGGCGCGGTGATCAACCCGGTGCTGGAGACCTCACAGATCCCCGAGGTCATGCCCGACCCCGATGACGACGAAGAGGGCTGCCTGTCGGTGCCCGGCGAGCAGTTTCCCACCGGTCGGGCCGAGTGGGCTCGGGTCACCGGCATCGATGAGCACGGTGAACCCGTCGACATCGAGGGCAAGGGCTTCTTCGCGCGCATGTTGCAGCACGAGGTCGGTCATCTCGACGGGTTTCTCTATGTCGATGTGCTGATCGGACGCAACGCCCGCGCGGCGAAGAAGGCGATCAAGCGAAACGGCTGGGGCGCGCCCG
- a CDS encoding glutamate--cysteine ligase encodes MAGAGIERVLFQGSPRPTIGIEWEIALVDKVTRDLSNTAATVFDSVGDLRAHDGTPQVTKELLRNTVELVTGVHNTVGEALDDLSGTMETVRRAADPLGVDLFCAGTHPFAQWSAQQLTRSVHYDELIERTQWWGRQMMIWGVHVHVGVSHRDKVFPILNSMLLSYPHLLALSASSPMWAGSDTGYASNRTLMFQQLPTAGLPFQFENWTEFEHFVHDQMKTGVFEQLGGMHWDIRPAPKWGTIEVRVCDGISTRAELSAMASFIHCLIVDLDQRVENGEQLPTLPPWHVQENKWRAARYGLDAIVIVDAASNERLVTDDLMDVLNRLEPTAKRLGCADELRFVAEIPERGASYQRQRKVAAAAQGDLIAVVDSLVKELDQ; translated from the coding sequence ATGGCCGGGGCAGGAATCGAGCGGGTTCTCTTCCAAGGTTCGCCCCGGCCGACGATCGGCATCGAGTGGGAGATCGCGCTGGTCGACAAGGTCACTCGAGACCTGTCGAATACGGCTGCGACAGTGTTCGATTCGGTGGGTGACCTGCGTGCGCACGACGGCACCCCACAGGTCACCAAGGAGTTGCTACGCAACACCGTCGAGTTGGTCACCGGGGTGCACAACACCGTCGGTGAGGCCCTCGACGATCTGAGCGGCACCATGGAAACCGTGCGGCGCGCCGCCGACCCGTTGGGCGTCGACCTGTTCTGCGCGGGCACCCATCCGTTCGCCCAGTGGTCGGCGCAGCAGCTCACCCGTTCGGTGCACTACGACGAGCTGATCGAGCGCACCCAGTGGTGGGGCCGCCAGATGATGATCTGGGGCGTGCACGTGCACGTCGGGGTCTCCCACCGCGACAAGGTCTTTCCGATTCTGAACTCGATGCTGCTGTCGTATCCGCATCTGCTCGCGCTGTCCGCGTCCTCGCCGATGTGGGCCGGTTCGGACACCGGATATGCGAGCAATCGGACGCTGATGTTCCAGCAACTGCCCACCGCCGGGTTGCCGTTCCAGTTCGAAAACTGGACAGAGTTCGAGCATTTCGTGCACGACCAGATGAAGACCGGGGTGTTCGAGCAACTCGGCGGCATGCACTGGGACATCAGGCCCGCGCCCAAGTGGGGCACGATCGAGGTGCGCGTCTGCGACGGCATCTCCACGCGTGCGGAGCTATCGGCGATGGCGTCGTTTATTCACTGCTTGATCGTGGATCTCGATCAGCGGGTCGAGAACGGCGAACAGCTACCGACGCTGCCGCCGTGGCATGTGCAGGAGAACAAATGGCGGGCCGCCCGCTACGGCCTCGACGCGATCGTCATCGTGGATGCCGCCAGCAACGAGCGGTTGGTCACCGATGATCTGATGGATGTGCTCAACCGGTTGGAGCCGACGGCCAAACGGCTCGGGTGTGCCGACGAGCTGCGATTCGTCGCCGAGATTCCAGAGCGTGGCGCGTCGTATCAGCGGCAACGCAAAGTCGCCGCGGCTGCCCAGGGTGATCTGATCGCGGTGGTCGACTCGCTGGTCAAAGAGCTGGACCAGTAG
- a CDS encoding Na+/H+ antiporter subunit E — protein sequence MNRERAVRVGILVWLTAVYMALWGDLSVANLLAGLAVAALIMVTLPLPRVPVAGRLHPLSLAELIVVSVYYALESSLQVAWFAIRPAPPPVSGVLRLRMEIKSDLVLALCADLLNLIPGTMVLEIEKERRVVFVHVLDVGSDAAVDKFYRTTRRLERLLIASFERPAEWHLTEPPEVSR from the coding sequence ATCAACCGGGAGCGGGCGGTCCGCGTCGGCATTCTGGTGTGGCTGACCGCCGTCTACATGGCCCTGTGGGGTGATCTGAGCGTCGCCAATCTGCTGGCCGGGCTTGCCGTCGCCGCGCTGATCATGGTGACCCTGCCGCTGCCCCGGGTGCCGGTCGCCGGACGACTGCACCCGCTGTCGCTGGCCGAACTCATCGTGGTGAGCGTGTACTACGCCCTCGAATCCAGCCTCCAGGTCGCCTGGTTCGCGATCCGGCCCGCACCGCCACCGGTCTCCGGTGTGCTGCGACTGCGTATGGAGATCAAATCCGATCTGGTGCTCGCATTGTGCGCGGACCTGCTCAATCTGATTCCGGGAACCATGGTGCTCGAGATCGAGAAGGAACGCCGCGTCGTCTTCGTACACGTGCTCGACGTGGGCAGCGACGCGGCCGTCGACAAGTTCTATCGGACCACCCGGCGGCTGGAACGACTGCTGATCGCCTCGTTCGAGCGCCCCGCCGAATGGCATCTCACCGAACCACCGGAGGTCAGCAGATGA
- a CDS encoding Na(+)/H(+) antiporter subunit C, translated as MTANLTLLVLIGVLVACGVYLILERAVSKMLLGMILFGNAVNLLILTVGGPGGRPPIRGDTDNAHEQTADPLSQAMVLTAIVITMGLAAFVLALAYRSYSLTTTEDVQNDREDVDIAARREREDPED; from the coding sequence ATGACGGCAAACCTGACGCTGCTGGTCCTCATCGGGGTACTCGTCGCCTGCGGGGTGTACCTGATCCTCGAACGTGCCGTGTCGAAGATGCTGCTCGGCATGATCCTGTTCGGCAACGCGGTGAATCTGCTGATCCTCACTGTCGGCGGACCCGGCGGCAGGCCACCGATTCGCGGCGATACCGACAACGCGCACGAACAGACGGCCGACCCCTTGTCCCAGGCGATGGTGCTCACCGCGATCGTGATCACCATGGGCCTCGCGGCATTCGTCCTCGCGCTCGCCTACCGGTCCTACAGCCTCACCACCACAGAGGATGTCCAGAACGACCGGGAAGACGTCGACATCGCCGCACGGCGCGAGCGAGAGGACCCAGAGGATTGA